Within the Malassezia vespertilionis chromosome 3, complete sequence genome, the region TCGAATTTCTCGCTCCGCCTGTGAATGGGACCGTCCCCGATGTGCATGTCATGATCTATCTCCACGGCCGCACTCGCTCCGCGATGAACGAAGAACCGATTGTGGAGATTATGTACGGAAACGTTCGCCAGTATATGACCAAAGATCCACAGGGATCCAAAAAAGATTTGCTTATCGCGTCTTTTGATCAGCCTAATCATGGAGCACGCATGACGGATCCTTTAGAGCAAGACGGATTTGACTCGGGGAATAAAGATATTTTGATGGATCAGTTTGCAATgatggagcgcggcgagagCGATACGAAAAATGTTTTGGATTTTTTGCCCGCAATACTCTTTCCTATGGATGAACGCCAGATTACGGGCTGGTCAGTCATGGGGCGCAGTATGGGCGGCCATACGTCCTGGCGCGTACTGGCCGCGGATCCACGAGTGACTGTGGGCGTAAGCTGTATCGGCACGCCCGATTACTACAATCTTATGGAggggcgcgctgcgctaaATAAGGTGCCCTTAAAGCCACCATCGGCGCCGGCCTCGTTTGTGAGATTGGTGAATGCAACCGGACCTGTCAATACGCCGTACACATCGTACAACGCTACGAATCCGTTTTGGGGAAAAAAGATTTTTGCCGCGTCTGGCGAAAAAGATCCAGTGGTGTCTTTTGCATACAGTCGCTCTTTCTTAGAGAAACTGGTGCTTGGTCCGAAGGACGATCCGTTGACGAATGAGTCTTTCATGGTGTATGTCCAGCCTTCGACGAAGCACCAGGTGACGACAGAGAGTACGTTCTGCGCTCCTACTAATCTCAGTGCTTGAATTGGCGGGGCGATGGGTTTACCGCTGGGGAATCGCGGAGCAGCCCACTCCGCTCGAGCCCAAGCTCGAACTCCGCGGACTACGTGTGCCTGGACCTCCTCCTCGAACGCTGGACATAGAGTAAGGCGGTATAAAAGAAGGCACTGGCTTGCCTGATTTACATAAGACAATCGTATGGGCGCAATAGAGATGCTTCGTCCATTTTTAGCGCAATGCGCCCGGTTACTCCTTTAgccacgcacgcacaaACGCCTCTTGCTCGTTGTGCACATTTTGGATGCGCTCTGGCTCCGCCGTCCTATTCAGCAGCGCAGTCGAGTCGCAGTGGTGCCAGCAGTCGGGAATCAGCTTGAATGGGCGATTTATGGTGTCGGGACGATTGCCCCCAAAGGCGTACTCTTCGCTATGCGGCGTCATGGAGCGCCAAGGATCTGCTTGGCCATCGATAAATGCAAGCCGATCCACGGCAAGGTGCATGTTCCCATACGCATTGGGGATCGATACATTGGGCGTTTTTGGCATGGCAAAGTGCGTGCCGGGCGTGAATCCCTGATCACAGAGTGTTTGGTAGAGCCGCGCATCTATACGGGCAGACAAAATCTTGGGCCCGGACGCTTGGCCCGTGGCAAGATGGGGGATGGGTGGCGCAAGTTGGTAGTATCCATACTCGGTGCACACCTGGAATGTCCACGCCTTGTTGTCTGAAAGAACACCGCCGTCCTGGCGGAAAAAGGAAGGATCACTCATACGCCACGCATCGCCACTCTCGGGCAAAAGCCCACGCACTACATCGCCCCAGTTGAGCAGCGTGTCTGGCACACTCGGAAGCTGTGCCAGTGCCAGTGCATGCTCTTTTCGCagttgcgctgcgcgtgtcCCATTTACAAGCGACGCACAGAAACGCTGCCATGGCGACACACGTGCGTCGTTCTCCCAAGTGTTGCTTTGGAAGATGCCCAGCGGCACCGCTACAAGCGATGCAAAATCGTCCAAGCTCGTCACATTGGACGCGTTAAACAAGGAACGCAGCGCGTCAGCCTGCGTCACATTCACTTCTTCAGAAGGCGCAATGATGGCATCCAAtgcatgcactgcatgCTGCATAGCCTGAGCACACTTGCTCGGCGAGTATCGCGCAACGGCGTAATAGTCTAGCGGTCAGCACTCTCCTACACATACATTCCGGCAGATCCACGCTTGCGCCCACAACGGCAGAGCTTGCAATTGCGCCGTGGACCAAATTTGGGTATGTCTTGCGCATGAatgcggcacgcgcgccagcaTACGAGCCACCATAGTATATAACGCGCACCTCTGCGTCTGTGCCAACGCCCGGGAAGCGCATTCGTTCGATAAATGAAGCCGAGTCGTGCAAGGACTGCCGCGTATTTAACCAGCGCAATTGGTCCACGCCCCAATCAGATCCATTTCCCAGTGCAGCTCGATCAGGGAGCGATGTACCATAGTACCGGTGTTCGAGTACAATCCCAATCCCACCGGTGGCCTCTGCCAGCAAGCGCACAATGCCCGTCTCAAGCATGGGCCGTCGCGCATCAATGTCCGACTCGCCCCCATCGTACACAATCACTGGCACAATTTCTTTGCCGTTTTTTCGCATTCGCTTGGACGCGCCCGAGTCGTACCAATGCATGTCCAAGAAGTAACGCTGCTGAAACGTCGCGTTTGTCGCGCCATCGAAATGGTCCAGGGCTTGCGTCATGTTCAGTTCTTGGTACGTTTTAGTCTCGGGCAGTACTACATTGCCGCGTGGAGAAACACTCCTATCCTGGAAGTGCAACGCGCTTGTTTGAGTGATCTGTGCGCGtagctgcgcagcatgctgcTTCACGTGCGCGTAAACACCGGGCAAGCGTACGAAGCTATGGGAGTCCAGCAACGCATCTGTGAACTGCACCTGCTCTTGCAGTGTTGCTTCGTCCCACCATGCCACAGCGACACGCGCACACGCGAAGAGCCCCACAAACGCTTTAAGCCACATACTAATGGAGGTTACCACCAATGAGCGTTTCCGATCTTttttgccgctgcatgcAGATCGCCGTCCCGATTGGGTGCGACACAATGTTTTTCTGTGATGGAGGCGTGTAGGCTCACGTGgagccgccgcggccgcctGCGCGTCTCGCTTCCCTAACAATACGACTCTCGGCCTACGATTGCCGAGGTTATTTATTGGACGGCGACTATACATCGCCAGCTATGACTCTTGGTACATGGATTCGTCGTAAAGGCCATGAGCGCCACGATGGCGGTGTGGATCAGTCCGAGATCGCCATGAGCGTTGCGAATGTTGGTTTGCCCCGGGAGGCTTGGAACACGCCGGGGCAGAAGCGATCGCGCGCTCCGGAGAAGCGTAAGCTCACGGGTGACAAGGAACCCTGGAAGTCGCGCCGACCCGCACCGCGCCACGTTGTCATTGGTGAGCCGGTCAAGGTCGTGAGCGAAAAGGAGCTTTCACAGTCTCGTGAGGCCACGCCACGCCAGGTCGTCGTTGGCGGCAAGAAGCGTACAGTGATGGTTACTCCACACAGCCTAAAGGACTTTTCGTCGAAGCCACATTTGGTGGAAGTCCCCCACGCGCCCGGCTCTGTGCTTGGCCGTGTGCCTCGCGAAGAGCCACGTCGTGATTACAAAAGTGATTTGCAGCTCGGCTCGTTTGCAACAGAGATGAAGACTGTCTCTTCTGTCATCCCCATTGAGGAGTACTCTGGTGCTGCCGATGACGATGGTTCTTCTGTGGATGAGGAGGAGCAGCAGTACACTGAACATGTGCAGGAAAATATTGCTGCTCTTCTGCGTACTCGCCACAAGGATCCTTCTGAAGCACCGAAAAATGAAGTGAGCACCAGCAAGAAGACCGATAAGGAAGAAGTAGTGCAAGAGACCGAAGGAGCCAAGCGGCCTACTGGATTTACCGAGCGTATTTCTACTATTGACATCGACTCGAAACCGCTGCCTCTTCCACCATCTGATGATGCATCCAtgccacgcaagcgctcgacgaAGCGGAAAGGTGTACAGGCGGCGGGGCCAGTGGGTGTTCCTTCGTCGGACTCAGCACCTACCGTCTTTTCTTTGAACTATTCCAAGGCTGGGTATCATGGAAGCGAGCACTTGTACGGTAGCTCGCACCGTGATGCTGACGAGTCTCTTTCGCCTAATGTTTCTTCTGCGCTTGCCGGACGTAAGACCGGAGATACATCTACTGCTGAAAAGAGTGCAGGGAAAGACAAGAAGAAGGCTGAAGAGAGCAAGGATGCAGAGTCTACTAAGAAGGCCAAGGAAGCCGAGGAGGCGAAGAAGGcagaagaggcgcgcaaagcggaagaagcgcgtaaggcagaagaagcgcgcaaagcagaagaagcgcgcaaagcagaagaagcgcgtaaggcagaagaagcgcgcaaagcagaagaagcgcgcaaagcagaagaagcgcgtAAAGcagaagaggcgcgcaaagcagaagaagcgcgcaaagcagaagaagcgcgcaaagcagaagaagcgcgtAAAGCAGAAGAAGCACGCAAAGCAGAAGAAGCACGCAAAGCcgaagaggcgcgcaaggcagaAGAGGCCAAGAAGGCCGAGGCAGCTGCAGCTACTAAGACTGAAGACCAAAAGCGTGCCATGTTTTCCCGCGCTCCGCCGCCAAAGGGCTACGTGATGCCCAAAGCCGAACTGCTCAGTGATATTCGTGCTAGCTATGGTCAAGGTGCATCAAGCGTAACTGGCGGTACCAAGGCAATCGATGCCAAGAAGGCAGAAGAAGCCAAGAAAGCCGATGCGAAGAAGGCAGAGGAAGCCAAGAAAGCCGATGCGAAGAAGGCAGACGAAGCCAAGAAAGCCGAGGCGAAGAAGGCAGAAGAAGCCAAGAAAGCCGAGGCGAAGAAGGCAGAAGAAGCCAAGAAAGCCGATGCGAAGAAGGCCGCCGAGGCCAAGAAAGCCGAGCCCAAAGCAACGGAGGCCAAGACAGACGAAGCCAAGAAGGCCGAAGAGTACAGCAAGCTgtttcagcgcgcgccaccGCCACCTGGCTATGCACCACCCAAAGCCGAGTTGCTCAGCGACATTCGCGCCAGCACTTCTTCGCAGAACATTGCGGCCCAAGCGAAAAGCGCACCGCGTGTCCCCCTGTCCAAGAACAAGGATCTTCCCGAGGTCCAGTCCGATGTGAAATCAGTGCGCCCCAGCCCCAGCATGAGCGCACTGCCGGCCTATTTGGCCAATGCCAACGCCACAAACAACAGTCTCCCCCCGTACTTGCGAGGGGAAGCCCACGTTGGACGCTCCAGCTCCGTGAACGCGTCGGCACCGCGTGCCGAGAGCaaagcagctgcgccagtCTCTCAAGCGGCGAAGCCCGCGGAGAAGTCTGCCGGacaaagcgccgcatcaacGCAAAACCAAAGCGTTGCGCCGGCAATCCCGAACGCCATGTTCCTCCGCAAAGACGGCAGCATCACAAAGGCGACCTCTTCGGACGTATGCAAGAAGGATGCCTTGGAcgaagcgcagctcggTGCAAAGCGCCAGGACTCGTTTGACACTTCTGTGAGCACTCGCGCCATTCCGCCCGCTTCGCGTCGTGCGAGTGACTCGTCCGGCAAGATTGGCGTGGCCATGCCGGCTGTGACCGGTGCAGACACGTTCCCAAAGTCCACCGACGACGCGAAGCGTGCCGAGgaacagcagcgcgcgcctATTGCTGAAGCCGTCGACTACGAAGCGTCCGAAGAGAATGGCTCTTACGATGACGAGGAGGACTCTGCCAACGAGACTAGCAAGCCCGGCGCTTCTGCGAGCACGGCGACACCTTCAAAGAACGCAAAGAAGAAcaagaagaaaaagaacAAGAAGAAAAAGTGATTTCGTAGCCTATGTACCCGATACACACCATCTAATACATGCTTCGTTTCCCCTCCCACAGCCGCACATAGTCGATGCCTGCCTCAGCCGGGAGCGGCCCAttggccgcgcgccgcgctttggcgcgcatgcccgactttcgcgcggcgctcggtgcttgtggcgcgcgtggtgcgtcttgcagcggcgcttctATGTGGCGCTTTGGATCCGACGTGCTCCGCCgttttgcgctgctctaCAGTTAGATAGACGTCTACGCACGGGTTTCTTGCACAGTTTCTATCGTCAGTCAACCGCAACGTACCGCTGCGCGGCCCATACTGCACAAGGTGGAGGCGAGCGacaaaagcggcgcgcgccacggcTGCTTACGTACGTTCTCGTTTGCAtggtgcgtgcattgcgcacccttgcgcggcgccggctGCGCTCCTACTTAGAACCACATCGCCCACCGgcactgcgtgcgcaaatgATACCCCCTGTGTGCCGGCACGCACCCGATGTGACGCTACCTGCAACACCCGAGACGTActtggccttgcgcagctccttgtACGAGCTGCACGCACTTCCGGAAGATACATTTCGATCGCTCACCGACGATGCAGGACGTACGGGCATGTCTGGCATTGCAGCGAATATTGCAGAAGATGTACTggagcatcgcgcggcgcaccgcggcTCGGCACGCCAACAGCGACTGCTTGTCTATCTTCTTTGCATGTGCTGCGACCATGCACACCGCATCCCGATCGCAGCCGAGAAAGTGTGTGAAATTGCAGTACAGTTTATGCATGGCGAAGGGCTTTGCTCACAGGATGCACTGCCGCTGCACGTTGCCGCGTACATTCTGCGCATGGCACTTTCGATACCGAACGACGGCGCACACCTCGGCCTGCTCCTGCCCCTTTTTCGCCGGCTCTCCAGCGAGGCCGAGTACCCACTGCTGGAAGAAGGACTGCATTTAGTTGAGTATACGATGCAGCACACCAGCATGCACCCAAGCGCTGTGATGGACATGGTCTCtcaaatcgcgcgcgtcgaccgcgagcagctcagcGAGCACATCCtccagcaggcgcgcggcgatggctttgcttggcggcgatgggcgcgcgccgctgcagcgctcagCGACGTaagcgctgtgcgcggtgctgtTGACCAGCTGCAAACgcacgcgatgcgcatctCGATTTGGTCTTTGTGCTGCAGATTATGGCTCCGGCAGaaccgcgcgcggcgatttGCGTCTGCATTGCGCCAGCTCTTAGCTGAGCTGGCTTGTGCGGACGAGGCGGTCggatcgcggcgcggcgagcaccgcTCCCCAAGTGCCTCCATAGTGCGCACCATGCTCCAAATGCACTTTGTGCACCTCGCTGGGCGTGGATCGAAGAACGCGATTCATGTCGCACTCGATACAGCGCGGAATTTCAAAGAGGCTgcaagcatcgcgccgcacgtaCAAGCGCTGGTGTGCGAGAAGGCGATTGCACTGGGTGATttgcgcaccgctgcgcagtTGCTCGCACTGTTTACCACTGCGAGCGACGCACGAtcgctgctgcatgcgctcaGCGCATCAAACGTGCTTGTAGTTTTGGCATATCTCGTCGCGTCTGCACAGCTTCCGCAGGCACATGCGCTATGGGCATGGGCAAAGCATGCGGTGCACGCCGACGAAATGGATACCCTCTGGCCCAGCACCTTGCGCGGCCGTCTGTTggctgtgcttgcgcgtgcagatCTTTATGAGGATGCTCGGCATTTGTATACGCGCTGGGCACCGCTCACACGCATTGCGTCGCAACATCGCGCGTCCATCGTGGGGGCGGCTTTGGGGCAGTGCCCACCGCCGCAAGATCGTGGCCTTGCATCACGAATCCTGCACGTCTTGGCACAGCGCGTCACGCTTCCCCGTTTCTCTGCGCACGACAGCGCCGAAGCTGATGATACCTTGCTTTCCAGCACGCCAGCGCTTATGCTTGCCATGGTACGTGGCGCCGTCCAGCGACAAGACTCTATTGGCACAGAGATTCGCGACGCTTTTCTAcaggccgcgccgctcgcacagcgcaaCCACTATGACCTGacggcacttgcgcaggCGTCGTTTCTACTGCGCGATCTACCCACGGCGGTAGCTTTGTACCATATATTGCTTGCACACTACAAGCCGGACGATACGGATCTTGCGGTGTTGCTTGGGGGacttgccgagctggacgcCTCCCACGCCGTATCCCTCTTCTTAGCACACGCCCAAGCATCTCCGCGCGCCCGATCCTCGGGCAACGCACACCTctacgctgcgctgctggccaAGTGCACTGCAGTGCACAATGTTGACGCGGCTGGCGCGGTGtatcgcgccgcagtgcaTCGTGGACTGGGCGCCAAGCTGgggcgcgatgcgtgctCCGTTCTCTTTACGCAGTctgacgatgcgccggtCGTGTATGTACGGCGGGCACTTGCACTCATGCGTGAGCACTGGATCCCGGAGCCCAAGTTTGTGAATTGGATGatccgcagcgccgcgcgcggcctttcgttgcgcgcagcggcaaagggcaggcgtgctgcgccggcgccggcgccgcagcggcgtgcgcggccggcgattggcgctgcggtgcggcTGTACTGTGCCGTAGCGACGCGTTTTGGCTACATTGATCTGCCTACTACGCGCTTTCTCCTGTACAGCATTGCGGGCCACGCGCCCGAGTCCGACGCGGTGCAcagcttgcggcgctgtgtgctgcagctggaCAACGCAGTGTATGCGGTGCGGTGGACGCCGCAGAAGTATGGCATGGCATCGTACGGAGCGATGACGGGGTCCGATGCTACGGAAAGTGTGCTGATTCCACTATTGCTGCAGATTGTGCTCGCATACGACGCATTGCACGACGAGCGGGGCGTCTGGGAAACGCTTGcgtggatgcgctcgcTGATCAAAGGAGATCTGGGGCAGAATAtggcgcctgcgccgctgagAAATGCATTTGCGGCACTCATGAAGCGGTATACTGTGCCAGAGCACGTTCCACACACCAAGCACTGGTGGGTACATAGTCCATAGCACAAGCAACATGCGAAGCAAGGCACCTCCACGTGCGACTCCACTTTTGCGACCATGGTCTGGCTTGGCGCAgttggcgcgcggtgccggGGTGTGCGTGTGTATTCGACCGCGGCCCGCCTGGTTGGTGCGGAGCCGACAATTCGCGGTCCGATGGTACGTCTTGCGCCGTGGCTCACGACAGCGGCCGTTTACCGGCACAGTGCTTGGGTTTCTCTTTGGGTTTGGTGCGGCTTCCTTGTGTGGCCTGTTTATGCTGCAGCGTGAATTCAATCTCGCAGTAAGCTCTGTTGCGAACAGCAGCGATATGCTtgcaggtgcagcggcaaatGTACGTGCGTGGAGAGAATAGTTGACCCCAGGTGACGGCGTACGGAGAGCGCGTCGAAATGCTCGAGAACGAGGTACGGAGGATGCGGAAAAACGCTGTGACGCTTACGGACGCGTCGCGTGCTTCCGAGTCGAACGATAAGCTTTATCGCGATATGTTTGAAGAGACGCtatcgctgcgcgagcgcatgtGGAATCTCGGTACGTTTTCCCGGCGCTGACAAGAGAACATGCCATctttgcgacgcgcgccgtggcgccgGACCCTGACTGGGCGCCGCCGCTAGTGCACACAAAAACGCTGCCGGCTGTGCGGCTGATATAGTGTGTAGCTTTGGTAGACGACGCCGGCAACAGCCgctccgccagcgccgATCGCGTGCCCGATTCGCTTGCAGCGGGCCACGATGTGGACCGATGCCGTCGTCATTTCAGACGACGATAGCCCGCCTCCGGCACAGGTGCAGCCACGGTCGCTCCTGGACATCATACCgaatcgcgcgcagcttgaaaaagagcgacttgcgcgcgtcgagcagcgcaacgcaACGTACCATGGCCCGAGCGCGTCCAATGCGCACCAGACGCCGAGCGATAccaagaagcgcgcgcggtcCGCTTCGCCACCCATGCGCagtgtgcgtgcatttgTGGAAGATGCACGCTACACGCCGATCCAGGGGAGCGATCGATTCTGGCACGGGGCCATCAAGGCGACGTACAATCGGTATGCGCACTCTTCGCAGCCCGGCACGCGACTATcgcagctgctgcttcCCAGCACAGCGTCGAGGCCCagcgagctggagcgcgtgcTGCTGACCTCTTACGATGTAGAGATCGACTGGCTTCTTGACATTTTTCCGCGCACGGTCCCTGTCACCTACATTGGCAACccaccgcgcggcgcttctgcCAACGACTCCAGCACTCTTAGCCCTGGCTTTTACGGCGCGGATCGCGCACCGAACTGGGAGATGGGCATCCCGGTGAAGCCGCATGCTCGTGCGCTTCAACAcagcaagctgctgctgctcttTTACAAGTCGTACCTCCGCGTCGTCATTTCTACCGGCAACCTCACACAGCTCGACTGGTCGCGCTACGAGAATGTATTTTATATTCAAGACTTTCCCACGCCCGACCACGCACCCAGCCTTGCGCCCCCCGGTCCCAAAGCGTCGGGCGGTGCATTCCGTACCGAGCTGGAGCACGTCCTGGCGTCGCTCAGCGTGCCAGCACAtcatccagcgcgccgcacacttGCGCACTACTCATTtgcctgtgccgcggcgcatatTGTAGCTACCCAGCCGCTCTCGCCAGTGCTGCAGGGATGGGATGATATGGAACGCGTGGGCCTAGCGCGACTATCGCATGTCGTGCGCATGCTTATGCCGCCATTGGATACAGCCACGCTGGAAGCACAAGGGTCGTCGCTCGGCATCTACGACCGCCGCTGGCTCGAGCAGTTTTACATGGTCGCATCTGGGATAAATCCCAAGCATGTGCTGCCGCTGGACAAGAGCAGCGGCCCCTCGCCTGCatttgtgcagcgcttcggcgatcggccatggccgccCATGCAGATTTTATTCCCTACGCAGTCCTATGTACAGCACACTTCCGTCGAGGGCGCCAGTGGTGGGGGGTGCTTTTTTGCGAAGCCACACGAGTACGTGAAGCGTGCATGGCGTCCCATCTTTGCCCAGCCAGTctcgcagcgcggcgatatACTCATGCATGCCAAGTGTATCCTTGCCATCTCGGAAAACAACGACGGTTGGGTTTACGTAGGCAGTGCCAACTTTacacgcgcggcgtgggGCACGATTGCAGGCACGCGGGCGAAACCGACGCTCTCTGCAAACAACTGGGAGCTCGGCGTGGTTTTGCCACTCTGTGATTCAGGTATCAAAGGCACACCAATGGACGCTGTGCCGTACCGTAGGCCAGTGCAGCCGTACACCGCGGCCGACAAGCCATGGGACGTACAGACGCTGAGCAGTAGTGTGGAGtagcaaaaaaaaagtggAGGTTGCTCCGCGCCATGTCGACGTACGTGTCCAGCCCGCTGACCGCAGCAATCTCGCCCTCGCTGATGGCGAAGTGTACAGCCAGCCCGCTGATACGGGTATCGGTGTACACGAAAGCACCCAGCTAGTTGCTGCGATTGATGCGCTAAAGCGACGGGGAAATCCCGTGCGCCTGGAAGACTTTGCACTCATGCATGGAATCCAGGGCCTGATGGACGAGAAAAGCGCACTTTTTTGCCGCTTTTCGGCGCATCCCAAGGTCCAGTACGATAAAAAGACAGATCTGTGGAGCTACAAAGTGCGTCGATCTCTTGCTCATCGCAGCCCGACTACAATGTGCACTCGCCCGCGGACGTGGTCGAGCTATTGCGCGAGAAATACTACCGCCCGTCTGCACTTACCCCGACGTCTGCGGCATCTGGCATGCGCGTCGCAGAACTCCGTGAGTCGTACCCACCTGCGCGCGAGGTGGTGGACGAGCTGATGAGTGTGCAGCCATTTGAGGACCGCGaagtgcttgcgctgcgtggcaagcgcgacgggGCGGTCAAGTACGTCTTTTGGAACCCGGTGCGCGGTGATGAGGTGAAACCCATTGATTCCGAGTTTAAGGAGCTGTGGCATGGACTTCAGGTGCCGGATGTCGTGGACCTTGCGGCGGATCTCGAGAGCGAGGGCCTAAGTGCAACGACCATGGCCGAGAATACCCccaagcagcagcatgtgcccgcccagcgcggcaagaaaggcaagcgcggcgccgctccacGCAAGTTCAAGCTGCAAAACACCCACTTGCAAGGCGTGGATCTGAGCAAGGATTTTGTAAAGCAATGAATGTCTATAGCGCTATGAGTATCGGTTCAGCTCGCGGTTCAACGACTCGCATGGATCCTCGACCATACTGTTCTCCGGCACAGTCTCCTCCCCCGGCCCGTCGCCCATCCCGACGCTCTCCCCAAGTATATTGTACTTTGTCTGGTCGGGCGTGCGAAAAGAAATATCAGACGCGGCGTCGGGCTTGCGGtggc harbors:
- a CDS encoding uncharacterized protein (EggNog:ENOG503PKCV), producing the protein MVRALRTLARRRLRSYLEPHRPPALRAQMIPPVCRHAPDVTLPATPETYLALRSSLYELHALPEDTFRSLTDDAGRTGMSGIAANIAEDVLEHRAAHRGSARQQRLLVYLLCMCCDHAHRIPIAAEKVCEIAVQFMHGEGLCSQDALPLHVAAYILRMALSIPNDGAHLGLLLPLFRRLSSEAEYPLLEEGLHLVEYTMQHTSMHPSAVMDMVSQIARVDREQLSEHILQQARGDGFAWRRWARAAAALSDVSAVRGAVDQLQTHAMRISIWSLCCRLWLRQNRARRFASALRQLLAELACADEAVGSRRGEHRSPSASIVRTMLQMHFVHLAGRGSKNAIHVALDTARNFKEAASIAPHVQALVCEKAIALGDLRTAAQLLALFTTASDARSLLHALSASNVLVVLAYLVASAQLPQAHALWAWAKHAVHADEMDTLWPSTLRGRLLAVLARADLYEDARHLYTRWAPLTRIASQHRASIVGAALGQCPPPQDRGLASRILHVLAQRVTLPRFSAHDSAEADDTLLSSTPALMLAMVRGAVQRQDSIGTEIRDAFLQAAPLAQRNHYDLTALAQASFLLRDLPTAVALYHILLAHYKPDDTDLAVLLGGLAELDASHAVSLFLAHAQASPRARSSGNAHLYAALLAKCTAVHNVDAAGAVYRAAVHRGLGAKLGRDACSVLFTQSDDAPVVYVRRALALMREHWIPEPKFVNWMIRSAARGLSLRAAAKGRRAAPAPAPQRRARPAIGAAVRLYCAVATRFGYIDLPTTRFLLYSIAGHAPESDAVHSLRRCVLQLDNAVYAVRWTPQKYGMASYGAMTGSDATESVLIPLLLQIVLAYDALHDERGVWETLAWMRSLIKGDLGQNMAPAPLRNAFAALMKRYTVPEHVPHTKHWWVHSP
- a CDS encoding uncharacterized protein (COG:K; BUSCO:EOG09264CND; EggNog:ENOG503P4NH); this encodes MSTNLALADGEVYSQPADTGIGVHESTQLVAAIDALKRRGNPVRLEDFALMHGIQGLMDEKSALFCRFSAHPKVQYDKKTDLWSYKPDYNVHSPADVVELLREKYYRPSALTPTSAASGMRVAELRESYPPAREVVDELMSVQPFEDREVLALRGKRDGAVKYVFWNPVRGDEVKPIDSEFKELWHGLQVPDVVDLAADLESEGLSATTMAENTPKQQHVPAQRGKKGKRGAAPRKFKLQNTHLQGVDLSKDFVKQ
- a CDS encoding uncharacterized protein (MEROPS:MER0003601; COG:O; EggNog:ENOG503NV2A) is translated as MTQALDHFDGATNATFQQRYFLDMHWYDSGASKRMRKNGKEIVPVIVYDGGESDIDARRPMLETGIVRLLAEATGGIGIVLEHRYYGTSLPDRAALGNGSDWGVDQLRWLNTRQSLHDSASFIERMRFPGVGTDAEVRVIYYGGSYAGARAAFMRKTYPNLVHGAIASSAVVGASVDLPEYYYAVARYSPSKCAQAMQHAVHALDAIIAPSEEVNVTQADALRSLFNASNVTSLDDFASLVAVPLGIFQSNTWENDARVSPWQRFCASLVNGTRAAQLRKEHALALAQLPSVPDTLLNWGDVVRGLLPESGDAWRMSDPSFFRQDGGVLSDNKAWTFQVCTEYGYYQLAPPIPHLATGQASGPKILSARIDARLYQTLCDQGFTPGTHFAMPKTPNVSIPNAYGNMHLAVDRLAFIDGQADPWRSMTPHSEEYAFGGNRPDTINRPFKLIPDCWHHCDSTALLNRTAEPERIQNVHNEQEAFVRAWLKE
- a CDS encoding uncharacterized protein (EggNog:ENOG503Q3UX); this translates as MDVDKKVVFIGGLPVNVYGLEFLAPPVNGTVPDVHVMIYLHGRTRSAMNEEPIVEIMYGNVRQYMTKDPQGSKKDLLIASFDQPNHGARMTDPLEQDGFDSGNKDILMDQFAMMERGESDTKNVLDFLPAILFPMDERQITGWSVMGRSMGGHTSWRVLAADPRVTVGVSCIGTPDYYNLMEGRAALNKVPLKPPSAPASFVRLVNATGPVNTPYTSYNATNPFWGKKIFAASGEKDPVVSFAYSRSFLEKLVLGPKDDPLTNESFMVYVQPSTKHQVTTEMLELAGRWVYRWGIAEQPTPLEPKLELRGLRVPGPPPRTLDIE
- a CDS encoding uncharacterized protein (EggNog:ENOG503Q46Y; COG:S), which codes for MWTDAVVISDDDSPPPAQVQPRSLLDIIPNRAQLEKERLARVEQRNATYHGPSASNAHQTPSDTKKRARSASPPMRSVRAFVEDARYTPIQGSDRFWHGAIKATYNRYAHSSQPGTRLSQLLLPSTASRPSELERVLLTSYDVEIDWLLDIFPRTVPVTYIGNPPRGASANDSSTLSPGFYGADRAPNWEMGIPVKPHARALQHSKLLLLFYKSYLRVVISTGNLTQLDWSRYENVFYIQDFPTPDHAPSLAPPGPKASGGAFRTELEHVLASLSVPAHHPARRTLAHYSFACAAAHIVATQPLSPVLQGWDDMERVGLARLSHVVRMLMPPLDTATLEAQGSSLGIYDRRWLEQFYMVASGINPKHVLPLDKSSGPSPAFVQRFGDRPWPPMQILFPTQSYVQHTSVEGASGGGCFFAKPHEYVKRAWRPIFAQPVSQRGDILMHAKCILAISENNDGWVYVGSANFTRAAWGTIAGTRAKPTLSANNWELGVVLPLCDSGIKGTPMDAVPYRRPVQPYTAADKPWDVQTLSSSVE